Proteins encoded by one window of Vitis riparia cultivar Riparia Gloire de Montpellier isolate 1030 chromosome 11, EGFV_Vit.rip_1.0, whole genome shotgun sequence:
- the LOC117925208 gene encoding cytochrome P450 CYP73A100-like has protein sequence MAHLLNKPFFFTLVTIILLSSTRLLASYLPISPNIARFLPLAPLILYLFYSISKRSASLPPGPLSIPIFGNWLQVGNDLNHQLLASMAQKYGPVFLLKLGSKNLTVVSDPELASQVLHTQGVEFGSRPRNVVFDIFTGNGQDMVFTVYGDHWRKMRRIMTLPFFTNKVVHQYSEMWEEEMDLVVDDLRNKESVKSEGLVIRKRLQLMLYNIMYRMMFDAKFESQEDPLFIQATRFNSERSRLAQSFDYNYGDFIPLLRPFLRGYLNKCRELQSSRLAFFNNYYVEKRREIMAANGEKHKIRCAIDHIIDAQHKGEISEENVLYIVENINVAAIETTLWSMEWAIAELVNHPHVQSKIRDEITTVLQGGAVTESNLHQLPYLQATVKETLRLHSPIPLLVPHMNLEEAKLGGYTIPKESKVVVNAWWLANNPEWWKNPEEFRPERFLQEESATDAVAGGKVDFRFLPFGVGRRSCPGIILALPILALVIGKMVMNFEMRPPIGVEKIDVSEKGGQFSLHIANHSTVAFTPITA, from the exons ATGGCCCATCTTCTCAATAAGCCCTTTTTTTTCACTCTTGTTACAATCATTCTCCTCTCATCCACTAGGTTGTTGGCCTCCTACTTGCCCATTTCTCCCAATATAGCACGTTTTCTTCCTTTGGCTCCTCTAATTCTGTACCTTTTCTACTCAATTTCCAAGCGCTCCGCCTCCCTCCCTCCAGGGCCTCTCTCCATACCCATATTTGGCAATTGGCTCCAAGTTGGGAATGACCTGAATCACCAGCTATTGGCCTCCATGGCACAAAAGTATGGTCCGGTCTTCCTACTGAAACTTGGGTCAAAAAACTTGACAGTGGTGTCGGATCCCGAGCTGGCTAGCCAGGTGCTGCACACACAAGGTGTGGAGTTTGGATCCCGGCCGCGGAATGTGGTGTTTGATATCTTCACGGGGAACGGGCAGGACATGGTGTTCACCGTCTACGGCGACCACTGGCGGAAAATGCGTCGGATTATGACTCTTCCATTCTTCACTAACAAGGTGGTGCACCAATACAGTGAAATGTGGGAGGAGGAAATGGATCTAGTGGTCGATGACCTGAGGAACAAGGAGAGTGTGAAGAGTGAAGGCCTGGTTATCAGGAAGCGTCTGCAGTTGATGCTGTACAATATCATGTACCGGATGATGTTCGATGCCAAGTTTGAGTCTCAAGAGGATCCTCTGTTCATCCAGGCCACGCGGTTTAACTCTGAAAGAAGCCGGTTGGCTCAGAGTTTTGATTACAACTATGGAGACTTCATTCCTCTGCTTAGGCCATTTTTGAGAGGTTACTTGAACAAGTGCAGGGAGCTGCAGAGCAGTAGGCTTGCATTTTTCAACAATTACTATGTTGAGAAAAGAAG GGAAATAATGGCTGCTAATGGAGAGAAACACAAGATCAGGTGTGccattgatcacataatagatGCTCAACACAAGGGAGAAATCAGTGAAGAAAATGTGCTCTACATTGTGGAGAACATAAATGTTGCAGCTATAGAGACTACTCTGTGGTCCATGGAATGGGCCATTGCTGAACTGGTTAACCATCCACATGTCCAATCCAAGATTCGGGATGAAATCACCACCGTCCTCCAGGGGGGTGCAGTCACTGAATCCAACCTCCACCAACTTCCATACCTACAGGCCACAGTGAAAGAGACCCTCAGGTTACACTCACCAATTCCCCTCCTCGTACCCCATATGAACCTTGAAGAAGCTAAGCTAGGCGGTTATACCATCCCTAAAGAGTCCAAGGTGGTGGTTAATGCCTGGTGGCTGGCCAACAACCCCGAATGGTGGAAGAATCCTGAGGAGTTCCGCCCAGAGCGCTTCCTGCAAGAGGAGTCTGCCACAGACGCTGTAGCTGGTGGGAAGGTCGATTTTCGCTTCTTGCCATTTGGGGTGGGCAGGCGGAGTTGCCCGGGGATCATACTCGCGCTCCCCATCCTAGCCCTTGTGATCGGCAAAATGGTCATGAACTTCGAAATGAGGCCTCCAATTGGGGTGGAGAAGATTGACGTGTCCGAAAAAGGAGGCCAGTTTAGCCTGCACATCGCCAACCATTCTACAGTCGCTTTCACTCCAATCACCGCATAG